The following proteins are encoded in a genomic region of Gimesia algae:
- a CDS encoding DUF7218 family protein: protein MVKSHGPTIKDDAQYQTLREKGMSKEKAARIANSDRQTTGKRGGKAGKYEDWTKEELYDKAKEVGIEGRSKMDKKELIHALRNH from the coding sequence ATGGTTAAAAGTCATGGTCCCACTATCAAAGATGATGCCCAATATCAGACACTGCGTGAAAAAGGGATGAGTAAGGAAAAGGCGGCACGCATTGCGAATTCTGATCGTCAGACAACAGGAAAACGCGGAGGTAAAGCAGGCAAATACGAAGACTGGACGAAAGAAGAGCTTTATGATAAAGCGAAAGAAGTGGGTATTGAGGGGCGTTCGAAAATGGACAAAAAAGAATTGATTCATGCTCTCAGGAATCACTAA
- a CDS encoding SDR family oxidoreductase: MPRQQPAPEFPPQGLEKPGIEEAMDPQPHFEAPDYRAADKLEGKVALITGGDSGIGRSVATLFAREGASIALVCLEEEQQDAEAIRNYILETVGSDQVLLICGDVTDASFCKSAVEQTVTEYGHLDILVNNAAYQQHQDGIDDISEEQWDHTFKTNIYGYFHMVQAALKHMKEGANIINTGSITGLEGSGRLLDYSATKGAIHAFTKSLAQNLVDRKIRVNCVAPGPVWTPLNPAERSEDEIKDFGSGTPYGRPAQPEEIAPAYVYFASNADSSYVTGEVMTILGGATRAG; this comes from the coding sequence ATGCCCCGCCAACAACCTGCTCCGGAATTTCCTCCACAGGGACTGGAAAAACCTGGAATTGAAGAAGCGATGGATCCACAACCTCATTTTGAGGCTCCCGATTATCGAGCTGCGGATAAGCTGGAGGGTAAGGTGGCTCTGATCACAGGTGGAGATTCTGGAATCGGACGTTCTGTCGCAACGCTGTTTGCCCGCGAAGGCGCCAGTATAGCTCTGGTCTGTCTGGAAGAGGAGCAGCAGGACGCGGAAGCCATTCGCAACTATATTCTAGAGACTGTCGGCAGCGATCAAGTTCTACTGATTTGCGGCGATGTCACTGATGCCTCCTTCTGTAAGTCTGCGGTTGAGCAAACGGTTACTGAGTATGGTCACCTGGATATTCTTGTGAATAATGCCGCCTATCAGCAGCACCAGGATGGGATAGATGACATCAGTGAAGAACAGTGGGACCATACTTTCAAGACGAATATTTATGGATACTTTCACATGGTGCAGGCTGCCTTGAAACACATGAAAGAGGGGGCGAACATTATCAATACGGGTTCGATCACCGGACTGGAGGGCAGTGGTCGCCTGCTGGATTATTCAGCAACTAAAGGGGCCATTCATGCTTTTACCAAGTCCCTGGCCCAGAACCTGGTGGACCGGAAAATTCGAGTGAATTGTGTTGCCCCAGGTCCGGTCTGGACGCCTCTGAATCCCGCGGAACGTTCCGAGGATGAGATAAAGGACTTCGGTAGTGGTACGCCTTATGGGCGGCCCGCACAGCCGGAAGAAATCGCACCAGCTTATGTGTATTTCGCTTCCAATGCAGATTCCAGCTATGTCACCGGAGAAGTTATGACCATCCTGGGAGGGGCGACACGGGCCGGCTGA
- a CDS encoding c-type cytochrome, translating to MKRPWKIMTGLILVIAIGGILVVVSGVIPVKASSGHWEITRWFLNFTKERSVATHSTGIKVPDLDNQAMIVKGAGHYEAGCRMCHGKPDGIRPRLVSLMTPQPPNLKTIVPERKPQELFYVVKHGIKMTGMPAWPELKRDDEIWPVVAFLLKYPELDFNEYDELVWGQHQKQSGQSIDSAEGTSLPVPHLVIEVCAGCHGVDGQGRRLGVFPRLAGQNEAYLRVSLEAYHQDKRMSGTMEELASRMNQEEIQEVSRYYSRLKPFLSNESQGSDKTNNRDAQEEDASFERGAQIAAEGIAGQDVPACADCHPATRKPFKNAYPALIGQYQDYLELQIRLFQNRSRGGSQSANLMHAAVDGLKPDQIRDVCFYYSELPER from the coding sequence ATGAAACGACCCTGGAAAATTATGACTGGTCTCATCCTGGTGATTGCCATTGGTGGGATTCTGGTCGTAGTCAGTGGCGTGATTCCTGTGAAAGCCAGTTCAGGACACTGGGAAATTACCAGGTGGTTTCTGAATTTCACCAAAGAACGATCTGTTGCGACGCACAGCACTGGAATCAAAGTTCCTGACCTTGATAATCAGGCGATGATCGTCAAGGGGGCAGGGCATTACGAAGCAGGTTGTCGAATGTGCCACGGAAAACCGGATGGCATACGTCCACGACTGGTATCTCTGATGACTCCCCAGCCTCCGAATTTAAAAACCATCGTTCCGGAACGGAAGCCACAGGAACTTTTCTATGTGGTGAAACACGGGATTAAGATGACCGGAATGCCCGCCTGGCCGGAGTTAAAGCGTGATGATGAAATCTGGCCTGTCGTTGCATTTCTGTTGAAATATCCTGAGCTGGATTTCAATGAATATGATGAACTGGTCTGGGGCCAGCATCAAAAACAGAGTGGTCAATCGATCGATTCAGCCGAGGGAACTTCGTTACCGGTTCCTCATCTGGTAATCGAAGTCTGCGCCGGTTGCCATGGTGTAGACGGACAGGGGAGGAGGCTCGGCGTATTTCCCAGACTGGCAGGTCAGAATGAGGCTTATTTACGGGTTTCTCTGGAAGCCTATCATCAGGACAAACGTATGAGCGGTACGATGGAAGAGCTTGCCAGTAGAATGAATCAGGAAGAGATTCAGGAGGTTTCACGCTATTATTCTCGACTGAAACCATTTCTTTCAAATGAAAGTCAGGGTAGTGATAAAACGAATAACCGCGATGCTCAAGAAGAAGACGCATCGTTCGAACGCGGCGCCCAGATTGCGGCGGAAGGAATTGCAGGCCAGGACGTCCCCGCCTGTGCAGACTGTCATCCTGCGACACGAAAGCCTTTCAAAAATGCTTATCCGGCACTGATTGGACAGTATCAGGATTATCTGGAACTGCAGATCAGACTCTTTCAGAACCGCAGTCGTGGTGGGTCTCAGTCTGCCAATCTGATGCATGCGGCCGTCGATGGATTGAAGCCGGATCAGATTCGCGATGTCTGCTTTTATTACTCTGAACTACCTGAGAGATAA
- a CDS encoding cytochrome c oxidase assembly protein: MDYSTLRYGKVQVWLLLLGLLSLAVAWSGPLPQLAHHAFFAHMTMHMLVVAVAAPLLSLAIAGSRFDPVIKYPVFFAPIPASVAELIIVWAWHAPGLHHLARMTSWGLVAEQGSFLLAGVAVWISAFGGTSPRSRSRSAAGVIGLLLTSMHMTLLGALLALAPRSVYAHHQGFSTMSAMQDQHLGGAIMLVVGGIVYLSGGLWLTVDLLWLKSQRKELSS; this comes from the coding sequence ATGGATTATTCTACTTTGCGTTATGGAAAAGTACAGGTCTGGTTGTTACTGCTGGGGTTGCTTAGCCTGGCGGTTGCCTGGTCGGGGCCACTACCCCAACTGGCGCATCATGCATTTTTTGCGCACATGACAATGCACATGCTGGTTGTGGCTGTAGCAGCTCCCTTACTCAGTCTGGCAATCGCCGGCAGTCGTTTTGATCCAGTCATTAAGTATCCTGTATTTTTCGCTCCAATACCGGCATCCGTAGCGGAACTGATTATTGTCTGGGCGTGGCATGCACCGGGCTTGCATCATCTGGCCCGGATGACTTCCTGGGGGCTTGTGGCAGAACAGGGATCGTTTCTGCTGGCGGGGGTCGCGGTCTGGATCTCCGCATTTGGTGGGACCAGTCCGCGCAGTCGTTCCCGCAGTGCCGCGGGAGTGATCGGGCTGCTGTTAACCTCCATGCATATGACTCTCCTGGGGGCTTTGCTGGCGCTGGCACCACGCTCGGTCTATGCGCACCATCAAGGCTTTTCAACCATGTCTGCAATGCAGGATCAGCATCTGGGAGGAGCGATTATGCTGGTGGTGGGGGGCATTGTTTACCTTTCCGGAGGTCTCTGGCTTACGGTGGATTTGTTATGGCTTAAAAGTCAGCGAAAGGAGTTGTCATCATGA
- the ctaD gene encoding cytochrome c oxidase subunit I — MDSKPANLISEQDLDSAEYRRQSAARLLKAWETPRGWRYWSAVNNSEVGMWYTVASFCFFLFGGVLALLMRIQLAVPGNTFLTADQYNQIFTMHGSVMMFLFAVPIFEAFSIMILPEMLGARDLPFPRLSAYGFYSFVIGGIFVCGSLFFDAAPKGGWFMYPPLTSSFQDDIGADIWLLGLTFIEIASIAAAIELIVGVLKCRPPGMRINLIPLYCWYILVVAGMILFAFPPLIAGDILLEMERAFDWPFFDPQRGGDPLLWQHLFWIFGHPEVYIVFLPSVALMAMMVPTFAKTPMVGYSWVVLSAVGTGFLSFGLWVHHMFTTGLPGISIGIFSAASQAVAIPTGVQLFCFLATLTAGNVKRSVCLHFIFAGLATFIIGGLTGVMVAVAPFDFQAHDTFFIVGHLHYVLIGGTIFPIMAGFYYFFPLVKGKQLSERIGRIVFWLVLIGFNITFFPMHITGLLGMPRRVFTYPADMGFDTLNLISSLGSMILAAGFVLFLYDVVRPRTKQPLSERNPWQAGTLEWLAQMPDQPWGVRTIPIIESRYPLWEQPNFVRDVDEGRFYLPDAVEGKRETLVTTVIDAEPIQCLRVGVPTFLTFFAALFTGGFFIFATYHWWLAAIISGLIAIGVILTWVWTGTAEIPEKETKDVGLGLSLPLYISGPNAVGWWAMFITMTADITAFVSLIFGYFFYWTIHEDFPPQPVQGPGVFWPVTGMVLLMIAYGLTWLSRHWNRAGYTSAFYLSLSLAVVFSLAGTCALLAGPWLTGLNPTTHVYPAIVWVLTGWTALHVILGVIMQLYCLARRAAGKMTNQWDADIVNVSLYWHFLALTVAMTVGVIAGFPSVS, encoded by the coding sequence ATGGATTCTAAACCAGCCAACCTGATTTCAGAGCAGGATCTTGATTCTGCAGAATACCGTCGACAGTCTGCAGCGCGGTTGTTGAAGGCCTGGGAAACTCCGCGCGGCTGGCGTTACTGGTCGGCAGTCAACAATTCTGAAGTGGGTATGTGGTATACCGTCGCTTCGTTCTGTTTTTTTCTGTTCGGTGGAGTGCTGGCACTGCTGATGCGCATTCAACTTGCTGTGCCAGGAAACACGTTTTTAACCGCCGATCAGTACAATCAGATTTTCACGATGCACGGTTCGGTGATGATGTTTCTGTTTGCCGTCCCCATTTTTGAAGCATTTTCAATCATGATTCTTCCCGAAATGCTGGGAGCCCGCGATTTGCCGTTTCCCCGTTTGTCAGCATACGGCTTCTACAGCTTCGTGATCGGTGGAATCTTCGTTTGTGGTTCATTGTTTTTTGACGCAGCTCCCAAAGGGGGCTGGTTCATGTATCCTCCTCTGACGAGCTCCTTTCAAGATGATATCGGCGCTGATATCTGGTTGCTGGGATTAACTTTTATTGAAATTGCCTCGATTGCAGCTGCGATTGAATTGATTGTCGGCGTCCTCAAGTGTCGTCCGCCCGGTATGAGAATCAATCTGATTCCCCTGTATTGCTGGTACATCCTGGTCGTTGCGGGAATGATTCTGTTTGCTTTTCCGCCATTGATCGCAGGTGACATTCTGCTGGAGATGGAACGTGCCTTTGACTGGCCCTTCTTCGATCCCCAGCGAGGCGGGGATCCGCTGTTGTGGCAGCATCTGTTCTGGATCTTTGGTCATCCGGAAGTTTACATTGTATTCCTGCCTTCAGTGGCCCTGATGGCGATGATGGTGCCGACGTTTGCCAAAACTCCGATGGTCGGTTACAGCTGGGTGGTACTGTCTGCGGTGGGGACCGGATTTCTGAGTTTCGGGTTATGGGTCCATCATATGTTTACCACCGGTCTGCCTGGCATCTCCATCGGCATCTTTTCAGCCGCTTCGCAGGCAGTGGCAATTCCGACCGGAGTGCAACTCTTCTGTTTCCTGGCAACATTGACAGCAGGAAATGTGAAACGGTCTGTTTGTCTGCATTTCATTTTTGCCGGTCTCGCGACATTCATCATCGGCGGATTAACGGGAGTGATGGTGGCGGTGGCACCATTTGATTTTCAGGCACATGACACATTCTTTATCGTCGGTCATTTGCATTACGTCTTGATCGGGGGAACCATCTTTCCGATCATGGCAGGCTTTTACTATTTCTTTCCGCTGGTTAAAGGTAAACAGCTTTCGGAACGGATCGGCAGGATTGTTTTCTGGCTCGTATTGATCGGATTCAACATCACATTTTTTCCGATGCATATCACCGGCTTGCTGGGAATGCCGCGTCGGGTTTTTACTTATCCCGCTGACATGGGCTTTGATACGTTGAACCTGATCTCCAGCCTGGGGTCGATGATTCTCGCTGCCGGTTTCGTGCTCTTTTTATATGATGTGGTTCGACCACGAACAAAGCAGCCGCTTTCTGAACGGAATCCATGGCAGGCGGGTACACTGGAGTGGCTGGCGCAAATGCCGGATCAGCCCTGGGGCGTGCGTACGATTCCCATCATCGAGAGCCGTTATCCGTTATGGGAACAACCCAACTTTGTGCGTGATGTAGATGAAGGCCGGTTTTACCTGCCCGATGCGGTGGAAGGGAAACGGGAGACGCTGGTCACGACGGTAATCGACGCAGAGCCCATCCAATGCCTGCGGGTAGGAGTGCCGACCTTTCTTACATTTTTTGCCGCGTTGTTTACGGGTGGTTTCTTTATTTTCGCGACCTATCACTGGTGGCTGGCTGCGATCATCAGCGGATTGATTGCGATCGGCGTCATTCTAACCTGGGTCTGGACCGGGACTGCTGAAATACCTGAAAAAGAGACCAAGGATGTGGGGCTGGGACTTTCGCTGCCTTTGTATATCTCCGGTCCCAATGCAGTCGGCTGGTGGGCCATGTTTATCACGATGACTGCTGACATCACCGCATTCGTTTCACTGATATTTGGTTATTTCTTTTACTGGACGATTCACGAAGATTTTCCTCCGCAGCCAGTGCAGGGGCCCGGAGTCTTCTGGCCGGTAACGGGAATGGTACTACTGATGATCGCGTATGGGCTGACATGGCTCTCCCGCCATTGGAATCGGGCGGGGTATACCAGTGCCTTTTATCTGTCGCTCTCACTGGCCGTCGTTTTTTCACTGGCAGGTACCTGTGCGCTACTGGCCGGTCCCTGGTTGACCGGCCTTAATCCCACGACACATGTCTACCCGGCAATTGTCTGGGTATTGACGGGCTGGACTGCATTGCATGTGATTCTGGGGGTCATCATGCAGTTGTACTGTCTGGCGAGAAGGGCGGCAGGGAAAATGACAAACCAGTGGGACGCGGACATTGTGAATGTCTCACTGTACTGGCACTTTCTGGCTTTGACCGTGGCCATGACTGTCGGCGTAATCGCAGGATTTCCCAGTGTATCATGA
- the coxB gene encoding cytochrome c oxidase subunit II — MKVIEMPAEGDAVKAKLICAGVLISGCSSSQSALNPAGAGAEQIARLFWWMAGGATIIWLVMVALSIYALHLNPVAHHRQKSALFIIGGGAIAPTIILTILLIYGLNLLPALLARPPAGTLQIEVEGYQWWWKVSYPAQSGKPVELANEIRLPRGEPVEFILTSKDVVHSFWIPSLGGKVDMIPGRTTRLTLHPTKTGHFRGACAEYCGASHAYMNFTVDVVEKEEFDEWLAQQSTGRITPQSASVERGEALFLQTGCGACHTIRGTEADGKIGPDLTHIGSRNSLGADMFPNNRENLQKWIAHVSALKPGVKMPAFRALKDDEYQTLSKYLEQLK; from the coding sequence ATGAAAGTAATTGAAATGCCTGCTGAAGGTGATGCTGTCAAGGCTAAGCTGATCTGCGCAGGTGTTCTGATTTCTGGTTGTTCCAGTTCGCAATCAGCATTGAATCCTGCAGGGGCAGGTGCCGAACAGATTGCCAGACTGTTCTGGTGGATGGCCGGGGGGGCAACAATCATCTGGTTAGTCATGGTCGCTTTGTCGATCTATGCACTGCATCTGAATCCCGTTGCCCATCATCGTCAGAAATCCGCCCTGTTTATTATCGGGGGAGGCGCAATAGCCCCCACGATCATCCTCACCATACTGTTGATCTATGGATTAAATCTTCTGCCCGCGCTGCTTGCCCGACCTCCGGCAGGGACACTGCAGATCGAGGTTGAGGGATATCAATGGTGGTGGAAAGTGAGTTACCCGGCCCAAAGTGGAAAGCCAGTTGAACTGGCTAATGAAATACGATTACCTCGAGGCGAACCGGTCGAGTTTATCCTCACCAGTAAAGATGTCGTGCATTCATTCTGGATTCCCTCACTGGGCGGGAAAGTCGACATGATCCCCGGCCGTACCACTCGCCTGACATTGCATCCCACGAAGACGGGGCATTTTCGAGGGGCCTGTGCAGAATATTGTGGTGCTTCCCATGCCTACATGAATTTTACGGTGGATGTTGTCGAGAAAGAGGAATTTGATGAGTGGCTGGCGCAGCAGTCTACAGGCAGAATAACGCCGCAATCTGCATCTGTTGAGAGGGGTGAGGCATTATTCCTGCAGACAGGCTGTGGTGCCTGTCATACGATTCGAGGGACAGAGGCTGATGGAAAGATAGGCCCCGATTTGACACATATCGGCAGTCGTAACTCTCTGGGAGCGGATATGTTTCCTAATAATCGAGAAAACCTTCAGAAGTGGATCGCACATGTGTCCGCTTTGAAACCCGGCGTGAAGATGCCCGCATTTCGTGCGCTCAAAGACGATGAATACCAAACTCTGTCAAAATATTTAGAACAGTTGAAGTGA
- a CDS encoding superoxide dismutase family protein, whose product MKTQVFYLLSAVIPVATTLVSTVKSDQKEIELKTTKAVVVVMPTKDFSATGLVQLQQSKGVVHLTGKIEGLTPGKHGFHIHQFGDLSAVDGSSAGGHYAPEGHQHGKPGKGQHHAGDLGNITADHNGVAVIDMRSEDFKLSDVIGRSIVVHAGADDLASQPSGDSGPRAGLGVIGIAKSAPKVTAELPVSPRSASRH is encoded by the coding sequence ATGAAAACCCAAGTATTCTATCTGCTATCTGCTGTCATTCCTGTTGCGACTACACTGGTGTCTACGGTCAAATCTGACCAGAAAGAGATAGAGCTAAAAACAACCAAGGCCGTGGTAGTGGTGATGCCGACCAAAGATTTCAGTGCCACAGGCCTGGTTCAATTGCAGCAGAGCAAAGGAGTCGTGCATCTGACAGGAAAAATCGAAGGACTTACTCCCGGCAAGCATGGGTTTCACATCCATCAGTTTGGTGATCTCAGTGCGGTCGACGGCAGCTCAGCCGGGGGCCATTATGCTCCAGAAGGTCATCAACATGGGAAACCAGGCAAAGGTCAGCATCATGCCGGGGACCTGGGGAATATTACCGCAGATCATAACGGAGTCGCTGTGATCGATATGCGATCTGAAGACTTCAAACTCTCAGACGTAATTGGCAGGTCGATCGTTGTCCATGCCGGCGCTGATGATCTTGCCAGTCAGCCATCTGGAGATTCAGGTCCTCGAGCCGGTTTAGGAGTCATTGGAATTGCCAAATCAGCCCCGAAAGTCACAGCTGAATTGCCTGTTTCGCCCCGAAGTGCCAGCAGACATTAA
- a CDS encoding ferritin-like domain-containing protein yields the protein MGLFTSKEFSNLEDLFVEQIQDLYDAENRLVDALPKMAEAASCQELKSAFQTHLGETKEHVKRLESVFKGMGVEPKRESCEAMKGLISEGEEMVNAKGDSNVKDAALIAAAQRVEHYEMAGYGSARNFAQRLGKTNLAGILQETLDEEGNADKILTQIAEESTNKAAARA from the coding sequence ATGGGTTTATTCACCAGTAAAGAATTTTCCAATTTAGAAGACTTATTTGTTGAGCAGATTCAGGACTTATACGATGCGGAAAATCGGCTCGTCGATGCCTTACCTAAAATGGCTGAGGCCGCTTCCTGCCAGGAACTGAAATCGGCGTTCCAAACGCATCTAGGAGAAACCAAAGAACATGTGAAACGCCTGGAATCTGTTTTCAAAGGGATGGGTGTCGAACCTAAGAGAGAATCCTGTGAAGCCATGAAAGGATTAATCAGCGAAGGCGAAGAGATGGTTAATGCGAAAGGGGATTCCAATGTCAAAGACGCAGCCTTGATCGCCGCGGCTCAACGTGTGGAACACTACGAAATGGCCGGTTATGGATCTGCCCGCAATTTTGCACAGCGCCTGGGAAAAACCAATCTTGCTGGAATTCTGCAGGAAACATTAGATGAAGAAGGTAATGCCGACAAAATTCTGACGCAGATCGCCGAAGAATCGACGAATAAAGCGGCAGCGCGTGCCTGA
- a CDS encoding efflux RND transporter permease subunit has translation MNIFDRFIERPVLATVIGLVILLLGVQALTSLTVRQYPETTSSTIRVVTPYIGANAELVQGFITTPLEQTIATAEGIEYLESSSTLGTSTITARLELGYDPNAAVAEILTKIQQVRNRLPEGSEDSIVTISRGSDQAAMYMAFFSEVLKASEITDYLTRAVRPRLETVPGVQQAQVIGAQNIAMRIWLDPGKMASFKVTPSQVRRSIAESNFLSAIGETKGSLISIPLKADTNLRSVEAFENLVIREEGDTIVRVRDIAQVELGAESYDSSVIFEGKNVAFIGVQVAPEANLLDTIAGVRQLIPQVKKQLPGGLEGIVVYDSTEAVEASIDEVIRSLIEALLIVTVVIYLFLGALRSALVPGIAMPLAIIGAFFLMQMLGYSVNLLTLLALILAIGTVVDDGIVMVENATRHIEEGATPEEAAKNTVRELTGSIIAMNLVVVAVFAPVGLMGGLTGSLFTEFAYTVAGATLISGILALTVSPMMCAQLLKTGMQKRWLSRKVDQGFQALSRGYGKTLGLALDARWIILAAGMCMLISLYFLFSAANKELSPPEDEGFLIVSANADPNISIDHLERWTGVLEKKVSQIEGVQYFFAVNGGGGNTGGGSSSAFGGVILEDWEQRDPSQLQLQQQIQMTAAQVAGLEAVVIAPPTLPGAGEGPPLQFVISSIDEPRVVYETSQTILKKARESGLFTFIQSDFKFDKLEQRIKIDRDKAAALGINISTLGVDLATTLSGGYVNYFSYDGRSYRVIPQVAREHRLQTDQLLDYRVTNRGGDLVPLSLFVSLEDEIQPRQLKRFNQLNSATLSGVPAPGVSFDQLIEFLQTTVEETVAQNVVTDWKGQSRQFVSENTSLLVAFALAILMMYLTLAAQYESFRDPAIMFVSIPMSLAGAMLFFALGISSINIYTQIGLLALIGSIIRHGILLVEFANEIQREEGLDRRQAIEKAASLRLRSILMTTIATLVGLLPLLIVSGGPGAASRFAISFTLGVGMAIGTIFTLYMVPALYTVFATKHSRSSFN, from the coding sequence ATGAATATTTTTGATCGGTTTATTGAACGTCCTGTGCTGGCTACTGTCATTGGCCTGGTAATCCTGCTGCTGGGAGTACAGGCGCTGACCTCTCTGACGGTGCGGCAATATCCGGAAACCACTTCCTCAACAATTCGAGTTGTCACCCCCTACATCGGGGCGAACGCTGAGCTGGTGCAGGGCTTTATCACGACTCCTCTTGAGCAGACGATAGCCACTGCAGAAGGTATTGAATACCTGGAGAGCAGCAGTACGTTGGGAACCAGTACAATCACGGCACGCCTGGAGTTGGGGTATGATCCGAATGCTGCGGTTGCTGAAATATTGACTAAAATACAACAGGTGCGAAATCGCCTGCCTGAAGGTTCGGAAGACTCAATCGTTACCATCAGCAGAGGTAGCGATCAGGCCGCCATGTATATGGCATTCTTCAGCGAGGTCCTCAAAGCAAGTGAGATTACCGATTATCTGACCCGTGCTGTCCGCCCGCGACTGGAGACTGTTCCCGGCGTTCAGCAGGCACAGGTGATTGGTGCTCAGAATATCGCGATGCGGATCTGGCTTGATCCCGGGAAAATGGCTTCCTTTAAGGTGACTCCCAGTCAAGTCCGTCGTTCGATCGCTGAAAGTAATTTTCTCTCCGCCATCGGAGAAACCAAAGGCTCGCTGATTTCCATTCCCTTGAAAGCAGATACGAACCTGCGTTCGGTAGAAGCCTTTGAAAATCTGGTGATCCGAGAAGAAGGTGACACCATTGTTCGCGTGCGTGATATTGCTCAAGTCGAACTTGGCGCAGAAAGCTATGACAGTTCGGTGATTTTTGAAGGTAAAAATGTAGCCTTCATTGGAGTGCAGGTCGCTCCTGAAGCGAACCTGCTCGATACCATAGCGGGTGTACGGCAACTGATTCCTCAGGTGAAAAAACAGTTACCAGGCGGACTGGAAGGCATCGTTGTATATGACAGCACGGAAGCAGTGGAAGCTTCGATCGATGAAGTCATCCGCTCGCTGATTGAAGCATTGCTGATTGTGACTGTTGTGATTTACCTGTTTCTGGGGGCATTGCGTTCGGCACTGGTTCCGGGGATCGCGATGCCTCTGGCAATCATTGGTGCATTTTTTCTGATGCAGATGCTGGGATATTCTGTCAATCTGCTGACTCTGCTGGCATTAATACTGGCGATAGGAACCGTTGTTGATGACGGGATCGTAATGGTTGAGAACGCCACACGCCATATTGAAGAAGGGGCGACACCTGAAGAGGCAGCGAAAAACACGGTACGCGAATTGACCGGTTCGATTATTGCCATGAATCTGGTTGTGGTGGCCGTTTTTGCTCCTGTAGGACTGATGGGAGGTCTGACGGGCAGTCTGTTTACCGAATTTGCTTATACGGTCGCCGGCGCGACGCTGATTTCAGGTATACTGGCATTAACTGTTTCGCCGATGATGTGTGCCCAGCTGCTTAAAACCGGAATGCAGAAAAGATGGTTGTCCCGCAAAGTCGATCAGGGTTTTCAAGCCCTTTCCCGTGGATATGGAAAAACGCTGGGGCTGGCGCTGGATGCCCGCTGGATTATTCTGGCGGCAGGCATGTGCATGCTCATCAGTCTGTATTTTCTGTTTAGCGCTGCGAATAAAGAACTTTCACCGCCGGAAGACGAGGGCTTCCTGATCGTTTCTGCAAATGCAGATCCGAATATCTCGATCGATCATCTGGAACGCTGGACCGGTGTGCTGGAAAAGAAGGTGAGTCAGATAGAGGGAGTCCAGTATTTTTTTGCGGTGAATGGTGGAGGAGGGAATACTGGTGGAGGGAGCAGTTCCGCCTTTGGAGGTGTCATTTTAGAAGACTGGGAACAACGCGATCCTTCTCAGCTGCAACTGCAGCAGCAGATTCAGATGACTGCTGCTCAAGTGGCAGGCCTGGAAGCGGTGGTCATCGCTCCCCCCACACTCCCCGGCGCGGGAGAAGGTCCTCCGTTGCAGTTTGTGATCAGTTCGATTGATGAGCCGCGGGTCGTGTATGAAACTTCGCAGACCATTCTGAAAAAAGCCCGGGAAAGCGGCTTATTCACTTTCATTCAGTCGGATTTCAAGTTTGATAAGCTGGAACAGAGAATTAAAATCGATCGCGATAAAGCAGCAGCACTCGGTATTAATATCAGTACGTTGGGAGTAGATCTGGCCACCACGTTGAGTGGAGGCTATGTCAATTATTTCAGCTACGATGGCCGCAGCTATCGTGTCATTCCCCAGGTGGCACGCGAGCATCGTTTGCAGACAGACCAACTGCTCGACTATCGAGTGACTAACCGTGGCGGTGATCTGGTTCCACTCTCGCTTTTTGTTTCACTGGAAGATGAAATTCAGCCGCGACAACTGAAACGGTTCAATCAACTCAACTCGGCGACGTTATCAGGCGTCCCTGCTCCCGGTGTATCATTCGATCAACTGATTGAATTTCTGCAGACAACCGTCGAGGAGACTGTCGCGCAGAATGTAGTGACCGACTGGAAAGGTCAGTCCAGGCAGTTTGTTTCTGAAAATACATCTTTGCTGGTAGCATTTGCCCTGGCAATCCTGATGATGTACCTGACTTTGGCGGCCCAGTACGAGAGCTTTCGCGATCCGGCGATCATGTTTGTGAGCATTCCGATGTCATTGGCGGGCGCGATGCTGTTCTTTGCTCTGGGAATTTCCAGTATCAATATCTATACGCAGATCGGTCTGCTGGCATTAATTGGTTCTATTATTCGCCATGGAATTCTACTGGTGGAATTTGCTAATGAAATCCAGCGCGAGGAAGGTCTGGACCGTCGGCAGGCGATTGAAAAAGCAGCTTCGCTGCGATTGCGTTCCATTCTGATGACGACAATCGCCACGCTGGTGGGGCTGTTACCATTGCTGATTGTTTCCGGAGGGCCCGGGGCCGCCAGCCGCTTTGCCATCAGTTTTACCTTAGGCGTAGGGATGGCAATCGGAACGATCTTTACACTCTACATGGTACCGGCTCTGTATACGGTATTCGCAACAAAGCATAGCCGATCATCATTCAATTAA